The following nucleotide sequence is from Methylocella sp..
CGCATTAAACTTCCTCGCGACAGTCTGCATCGCCGCTACCGTTTGCTACTGGTTGTGAGTCTGGACCCTAGCTCAGCTCGATCCGGACCGGCACGTGATCTGAGGGTTTGTCCTCGGCGCGCGTGTCCTTGTCGATCGTCACTTTGACGAGCCGGTCGGCGGCCTGCGGCGACAGCAGCAGATGATCGATGCAAATGCCCTTGTTGCGCTGCCAGGCGCCCGCCTGATAATCCCAAAATGTGTAAAGCCCCGCCTCGTCGGTGGTGGCGCGAAGCGCATCCGTCAGGCCAAGATGCAGCAAAGTTTGAAACCGCGCGCGGGTTTCCGGCAAAAACAGCGCATCGCCCACCCAGGCCGCCGGGTCGGCGCAATCGCGCGGCGCCGGGATCACATTATAGTCCCCCGCCAGAACCAGCGGCTCCTCCAGCGTTAGGAGGTAGGTCGCGTGGGAGATGAGGCGATCCATCCAGGCGAGCTTATAGGCATATTTGTCTGTGTTCGGCGGGTTGCCGTTGGGCAGATAGATCGAGGCGACGCGGACGACTCCCGCGTCAAGGGGAACGATCGCCTCAATGTAGCGCGCGTGTTCGTCGGACGGATCGCCCGGAAGGCCGCGCGTGACTTCAATCGGCGCTTTGGAGAGGATCGCGACTCCGTTGAAACCTTTTTGACCATGCACGGCGACATTATAGCCAAGCGCCTCGACCTCCTGCCGCGGGAACGCCTCATCGACGCACTTCAGTTCCTGCAGACAAAGAACGTCAGGCGCAACGTCGCGCAAATAGCGTTGCAGGTGCTCCGTTCTTTGCCGCACCGAATTAACGTTCCAAGTGGCGATTTCCACGGAAATTCCTTTTTGCGCCGGTTGTGGGCGGGACTTTAATCTTTGATACGCCAGCTTCTTAGGATGAAGATCATGGCCTCTCCGCCATGGACCGGGAAATACCGCGGCTTGTGCGTTCTTGCATCAGGCGCGGCAAAGTCCCGTGCGTCAGAACCCCTTCGCGCATCAAGACGCGGCGCAACGGGCCGATCATCGAAAAAGCGAATAGGCCCGCGCCGCGCATGAGATCGACCGGAATGAGATCGGTCAGCAAAGAGCGATTGAGGATGTCGACGCCATGCGTACGCAAGGAAATGTCGTTGCGGCGCGCCGCCGCATAACCTTTGAGCGTCGCGGCGGTCCCAATGTCTTTTCCCAGCGAGCGGGCGTCCTCCAAGGTCTCGACGAGGGCGGCGCTGTCGCGCAGACTAAGGTTCAGCCCTTGCGCCGCGAGCGGTGGAAATACATGCGCGGCCTCGCCTATCAGCGCGATGCGATGGCCAAATAGGCGTCCGACGCTCATTCCGGCCATTGGAAAAAAGCCGCAGGGGCCATCGAGTTGCATTTTACCCAAAAGAGAATCAACTTGATTCTCGATATCGCTTGCAAGGGCTGTCGGTTCGAGCCCGCGACGGCGATCAGCCGCCTCCGCCGTCATCAGCCAGACGAGGCTCGATCGATGCGGCTTATCGCCTTGCGCGCGGAGCGGCACCAGAGTGCATGGACCAAAGCGCGTATGGAACTCGGTCGAAACATGCCGGTGCGGCCTGGCGTGGGAAAGAAGAGCGGTGAGGGCGACCTGCGGATAGGTCCAGCTTCGCGCGCTGATCCCGGCTTTGGTCCGCGCCGGCGAACCCCGGCCATCGGCGGCGACCACGAGCTTGGCTTTGACGCGGCGTCCATCAGCCAAAACGGCCTCCGCCGCGTCAGGCATAAAACTAATCTCGCCGAGCAAGCCCTCATAGAGGGCCAGTCGCGGCGTCGCCGCGGCGATTTCTGCGAGACCTTCAACAAGGGCGCTGTTTTCGATGTTTTCGCCGAAAGCGGAGAGACCGATCTCGCTTGCCGCGAAAGTGACCGAGGGAGCCGCGAAGCGCGCGCCGGTCGCATCGACCATCGCGATTTTCTCAAGCGCTGCGCTCTTACCGCGAAAGCGCGGCCAAAGGCCGAGCGCTTTGTAAAAGCGCAGCGATGATTCAAAGAGCGCCACGGTGCGGCCGTTGACGCGGCGATCGACATGCCCAACGCAGACAACACTAAATCCGGATTGCACCAGAGCGAGCGCCGCGGAAAGTCCGGCGGCGCCAGCGCCGGCGACGAGAATATCGGCTTCGATATCGACGGTTGAAACTGTCATCAGGCATCCTTCGCGGATCTATTTAGACCAGGAAGGCGCCTCTTGCGAGAGGCAAGCGCGCAATCTCGTCGGCGCTTCTCAGAGCGAGGCTCGCTCGCGCGAACCTCTATCTGAGCCATTCAGCCGCTCCATCTCATCGATTGTCTATCGGGACGTATTCACGCCGCTCCGCGCCGATATAGAGCTGACGCGGGCGGCCGATCTTTTGTCCCGGATCCTCGATCATTTCCTTCCATTGCGCGATCCAGCCGGATGTGCGCGCAACGGCGAAAAGAACCGTGAACATGGAGACGGGGAAACCCATCGCCTTCAAGGTAATTCCCGAATAGAAATCGATGTTGGGATAGAGCCTCTTCTCGATGAAATAATCATCGCTGAGCGCAATGCGCTCAAGTTCGATCGCGACGTCGAGCAAAGGGTCGTCCTTGATGCCAAGCTCATTCAGAACATCATGGCAGGTCTGCTGCATGATCTTGGCGCGCGGGTCGTAATTCTTATAGACGCGATGGCCAAAGCCCATGAGCCGGAAAGGATCATTCTTGTCCTTCGCGCGGGCGACGAACTTCGGAATATTTTCCACCGAGCCGATTTCCGTCAGCATTTTCAGCGCTGCTTCATTGGCCCCGCCATGCGCCGGGCCCCAAAGGCAGGCGACGCCCGCGGCGATGCAGGCGAAAGGATTGGCTCCCGATGATCCAGCAAGACGAACCGTCGAGGTCGAAGCGTTCTGCTCGTGATCGGCGTGCAAGATAAAGATCCGGTCGAGCGCGCGGGCGAGCACCGGCCTGACTTTGAACTCTTCGGTCGGCACGGCAAAGCACATGCGCAAAAAGTTCGACGTGTAGTCGAGTTCGTTCTTCGGATAAACGAAGGGTTGACCGATCGCGTATTTATAAGCCATCGCGGCCAGCGTCGGCATTTTGGCGATTAGCCGCATCGAGGCGACCATGCGCTGCCTCGGGTCCGAAATATCGGTCGAATCATGATAGAAGGCGGAAAGCGCGCCAACGCTCGCCACCATGACGGCCATTGGATGGGCGTCGCGGCGGAAGCCCTGGAAAAACCGGGCCATCTGCTCGTGAATCATCGTATGGCGAGTGATTCTATAGTTGAAATCCGACCTCTGCGCCGCTGTGGGCAATTCGCCGTAGAGCAGAAGATAGCAGGTTTCGAGGTAATCGCCGTGCTCTGCGACCTGATCGATCGGATAGCCGCGATAGAGCAACACCCCTTCGTCGCCGTCGATATAGGTGATCTCCGACTCGCAGCTGGCCGTCGAGGTAAAGCCGGGATCGTAGGTGAACATCCCAGTCTGGGCATAAAGCTTTCCGATGTCGACGACTGCAGGACCGATCGATCCGGCCTTGACCGGCATGCTGACGGTTGTATCGCCAAGACTAAAGGTGCCGGTCGTCGTGCTCATGGAGGCCGCCTTCTATAAGTCTGTGAAGAAGCCCCAAATCCATCAGTCAACAGACAAGGCTGAATCGTGAAAAATTTGGGCCGCGGGGAAATGGTGCGGAGCACCAGTCAGTAGCCGATGCAAACCTTTCGTTCAAGCGGAGGGCGTTGCAGGCCATGCGTTTGATTGAGGCCTATCCCAGGTTGTGTTCCGCTCCAAAAAAATCAAAGCGAGAAACAACCCAGCTGCTCGCGCGTCGACGCTCGGAAACTCCGATCACCCGGCCTGATCTTGCAGGCGAGCGAGACTTTCTTCGCGGCCCAGCACTTCGAGCACATCGAAAATCCCCGGCGAGGTCGAGCGTCCGGTCAGCGCCGCGCGCAGAGGCTGCGCGACCAGGCCGAGCTTGAGCTTGGCAGTCTCGGCGTATTCACGCACCGCGGCCTCCGTATCCGCCGCCGTCCAGCTTTGGAGCGCCGAAAAACGCGGCAGCAGATTGGCGATATGGGCTCGGCCGCCGCTGGCGAGAATCTCCGCCGCCTTCGCGTCGAGCTCAAGCGGCCGGTTCGCGAACAGGAATGACGCGCCGTCAAGCAACTCGATCAAGGTTTTGGCGCGCTCTTTCAGACCCGGCATAGCCGCGAGCAATTTCGCCCGCATCGACGGGAGGGCCAGTTCGCGTTGGCGTTCGGCCCCGTTCGGCAGAAACGGCAGGGCGGCCTCGAGCGCGCTCGCCAGCTCCGCGTCAGGCGTCGCGCGGATATAATGTCCGCTCATGTTCTCGAGCTTGGCGAAATCGAACCGCGCGGGCGAACGGCCGATATGAGCGAGGTCGAACGACTCAATCATCTCCTGCGTCGAGAAAAACTCTTTATCGCCGTGGCTCCAGCCGAGCCGCACGAGATAATTGCGCAGCGCGGACGGCAGAAATCCAAACGCGCGATAGGCGTCTACGCCGAGGGCCCCATGCCGCTTCGACAATTTCGCCCCATCCGCGCCGTGGATCAGCGGAATATGGGCCATGCTTGGAACGCTCCAGCCCAGCGCCTGATGGATCTGCATTTGCCGCGCGGCGTTGGTCAAATGGTCATCGCCCCGGATGATTTGCGTGACGCCCATATCGTGATCGTCGACGACCACGGCGAGCATATAGGTCGGCGTGCCGTCGGAGCGCAGAAGCACGAGATCGTCGAGGTCCTTGTTGGCCCAGTTGACGCGGCCCTGGACTTTGTCATCGAGGATCGTTTCGCCTTCCTGCGGCGCCTTTAGCCGGACCACCGGCTTCACGTCGGGAGGCGCCTCGCTCGCGGGCCGATCGCGCCAGCGTCCGTCGTAGCGCGGCGGCCGTCCCTCGGCGCGGGCCTTGTCGCGCATCTCTTCCAATTCCTTCGGCGTCGCGTAGCAATAATAGGCGTGGCCGGAAGCGAGCAGGCTTTCGGCGATCTCGCGATGACGGGCGGCGCGCTGAAACTGATAGATGACGTCGCCGTCCCAATCGAGGCCGAGCCAGCTCAGCCCGTCCAGAATGGCCGCGATCGCTGCATCGGTGGAGCGCTCGCGATCCGTGTCTTCGATGCGCAGCAGCATCCTGCCGCCGGTATGGCGCGCGTAGAGCCAGTTGAACAGAGCCGTGCGGGCTCCCCCGATGTGGAGAAAACCGGTTGGGGAGGGCGCAAAACGGGTGACGACCGCGTCGGACATGAAGCGAATTCCTAAGGCGCGATCCCGGAGGCAGAGACCTTTCCGGGAGTTCATACGGTAAAAAACAACGACCGAGGCTCCGATCCGTTCAACTTGAACGATCAGGGCCAGCCGCTGCCAGAGGCCAAATATTTGGCGGCGAGGGGGCCTGG
It contains:
- the gltX gene encoding glutamate--tRNA ligase, with the protein product MSDAVVTRFAPSPTGFLHIGGARTALFNWLYARHTGGRMLLRIEDTDRERSTDAAIAAILDGLSWLGLDWDGDVIYQFQRAARHREIAESLLASGHAYYCYATPKELEEMRDKARAEGRPPRYDGRWRDRPASEAPPDVKPVVRLKAPQEGETILDDKVQGRVNWANKDLDDLVLLRSDGTPTYMLAVVVDDHDMGVTQIIRGDDHLTNAARQMQIHQALGWSVPSMAHIPLIHGADGAKLSKRHGALGVDAYRAFGFLPSALRNYLVRLGWSHGDKEFFSTQEMIESFDLAHIGRSPARFDFAKLENMSGHYIRATPDAELASALEAALPFLPNGAERQRELALPSMRAKLLAAMPGLKERAKTLIELLDGASFLFANRPLELDAKAAEILASGGRAHIANLLPRFSALQSWTAADTEAAVREYAETAKLKLGLVAQPLRAALTGRSTSPGIFDVLEVLGREESLARLQDQAG
- the gltA gene encoding citrate synthase; translation: MSTTTGTFSLGDTTVSMPVKAGSIGPAVVDIGKLYAQTGMFTYDPGFTSTASCESEITYIDGDEGVLLYRGYPIDQVAEHGDYLETCYLLLYGELPTAAQRSDFNYRITRHTMIHEQMARFFQGFRRDAHPMAVMVASVGALSAFYHDSTDISDPRQRMVASMRLIAKMPTLAAMAYKYAIGQPFVYPKNELDYTSNFLRMCFAVPTEEFKVRPVLARALDRIFILHADHEQNASTSTVRLAGSSGANPFACIAAGVACLWGPAHGGANEAALKMLTEIGSVENIPKFVARAKDKNDPFRLMGFGHRVYKNYDPRAKIMQQTCHDVLNELGIKDDPLLDVAIELERIALSDDYFIEKRLYPNIDFYSGITLKAMGFPVSMFTVLFAVARTSGWIAQWKEMIEDPGQKIGRPRQLYIGAERREYVPIDNR
- a CDS encoding FAD-dependent monooxygenase; amino-acid sequence: MTVSTVDIEADILVAGAGAAGLSAALALVQSGFSVVCVGHVDRRVNGRTVALFESSLRFYKALGLWPRFRGKSAALEKIAMVDATGARFAAPSVTFAASEIGLSAFGENIENSALVEGLAEIAAATPRLALYEGLLGEISFMPDAAEAVLADGRRVKAKLVVAADGRGSPARTKAGISARSWTYPQVALTALLSHARPHRHVSTEFHTRFGPCTLVPLRAQGDKPHRSSLVWLMTAEAADRRRGLEPTALASDIENQVDSLLGKMQLDGPCGFFPMAGMSVGRLFGHRIALIGEAAHVFPPLAAQGLNLSLRDSAALVETLEDARSLGKDIGTAATLKGYAAARRNDISLRTHGVDILNRSLLTDLIPVDLMRGAGLFAFSMIGPLRRVLMREGVLTHGTLPRLMQERTSRGISRSMAERP
- the xth gene encoding exodeoxyribonuclease III, whose amino-acid sequence is MEIATWNVNSVRQRTEHLQRYLRDVAPDVLCLQELKCVDEAFPRQEVEALGYNVAVHGQKGFNGVAILSKAPIEVTRGLPGDPSDEHARYIEAIVPLDAGVVRVASIYLPNGNPPNTDKYAYKLAWMDRLISHATYLLTLEEPLVLAGDYNVIPAPRDCADPAAWVGDALFLPETRARFQTLLHLGLTDALRATTDEAGLYTFWDYQAGAWQRNKGICIDHLLLSPQAADRLVKVTIDKDTRAEDKPSDHVPVRIELS